The nucleotide window GAGGGCTGGGGCGAAGCGCAGGGCATCACCCGGGCTGGCATCGGCGAGGATCGCTGGTATCGCTTCTATGATGCTGCCGGCAACGAGACCGACCGGGCGGCGGCCGAGACCTGGACGACCGTGCTCTACAAGCCCCACGGCAGCGTCGCGCCGGCCAAGAACTGGCTGATCTCCGACGCCGACTATGTCGAGGTTCTCACCGAGATCGACATCCAGACGCCGATCCCCGACGTGGTGAAGAACCGCCGCACCGAGCGCAGCTTCCTGTTCCTCGGCTGTCGCTTCCACGACCAGATGCTGCGGACCTATGCGCGCCAGGTGACAAAGCGTTCGCGTCTGCCCCACTTCGCCATCGTGGACGAAGCGGTGCTGACCAAGAACGAGCTGCGCTTTCTGCTGACGCACGCCATCACGCCCATCGCCATGCCACTGCCCAAGGCGCTGGACATCATCATGTCGGTCGCCGCCTGATCCTTCCGGCGATCCAAGCACTTCAGAGAGCATGTCCCCGTGGGGACATGCTCTCTTTGCTTTTTAGACGTCCTTTCCAAGGCTTCGCGCGCGCATTGATGCAGATCAACATTGCGGACGAAACCCAACGCGAGAGCATGTAACTTTCCCAACATGTCGTTCTCCATGTGACGCGTGTTGTTAAGCCGACAGCTGGGCGACAATTTATAACTGTTTGAAAATCATTACGTATTTTTCCGTAGCCCTAGTGGCACGCCAGTTGCTCATCCCTGTCCAAGGATTTTTTTGGATCCTGCTGGAAGCGAGGAGCAGTTTCATGCACGCGTCGACACAGCACGAGACGACCGAAGTCGGTGTGGCCGACAAGCTGGCCGAAGTCATGCAGGCGAAGGCCGAACACCAGGGTTGCGGCACGTCCGGCGGCTCGGGCAAG belongs to Xanthobacter autotrophicus Py2 and includes:
- a CDS encoding conserved hypothetical protein (KEGG: bbt:BBta_5905 hypothetical protein) — protein: MNISVANIETLKLADAEAVLKDVAAELVAGKAAPYLGPGLLELSSPAIPVTPEGLAAFFGTKVALPKRAKGNAWASAQHIESMKHRSTVSALMAEAFAPPVPPLPFHTFLAGLNLPLIVDTWYDGAMRSALEGREGWGEAQGITRAGIGEDRWYRFYDAAGNETDRAAAETWTTVLYKPHGSVAPAKNWLISDADYVEVLTEIDIQTPIPDVVKNRRTERSFLFLGCRFHDQMLRTYARQVTKRSRLPHFAIVDEAVLTKNELRFLLTHAITPIAMPLPKALDIIMSVAA